Proteins from a genomic interval of Ensifer canadensis:
- a CDS encoding ABC transporter ATP-binding protein has protein sequence MASVTFTNVSKKFGEFIAVADFNLEVRDKEFLVLLGPSGCGKTTTMRMVAGLEEATSGDIYIDAERINGVLPKYRDVAMVFQSYALYPHLSVEDNIGYPLKIRKVPPAEYKRRIAEVARRVELDTMLSRLPKELSGGQRQRVALARAIVRTPRVFLMDEPLSNLDAKLRTQMRAELKHLQHELQVTTIYVTHDQIEAMTLAHRVAVMNKGVIEQLGTPREIYNDPRTLFVAGFIGSPPMNLIPGEVTNGVFVRAGLRVAGLGRANISSAVLGVRPEDVHAAGAEDADVNLVAPIYSVELTGENTLVSLQLGGQLMTLRADKNFAGQIDQRIGVKVATDRVFLFDGGTQYRVDF, from the coding sequence ATGGCGTCCGTCACGTTCACCAATGTCTCCAAGAAGTTCGGCGAATTCATCGCGGTCGCCGACTTCAATCTAGAGGTCCGGGACAAGGAGTTTCTCGTCCTGCTCGGCCCCTCCGGTTGCGGCAAGACGACGACGATGCGCATGGTTGCCGGTCTCGAGGAGGCGACATCGGGCGATATCTACATCGATGCGGAACGCATCAATGGCGTCCTGCCAAAATATCGCGACGTCGCGATGGTCTTCCAGTCATATGCCTTGTATCCGCACCTCAGTGTCGAGGACAATATCGGCTATCCACTGAAGATCCGCAAAGTGCCCCCAGCCGAATACAAGCGACGAATAGCCGAGGTCGCGCGGCGCGTTGAACTCGACACGATGTTGTCGCGTCTGCCGAAGGAACTCTCCGGCGGTCAGCGCCAGCGCGTGGCACTCGCCCGCGCCATCGTCCGCACGCCACGTGTTTTTCTGATGGACGAGCCGCTTTCCAATCTCGACGCCAAGCTTCGCACGCAAATGCGCGCCGAGCTGAAGCATCTCCAGCATGAACTGCAGGTCACGACGATCTATGTCACCCACGATCAGATAGAGGCGATGACACTCGCCCACCGCGTGGCCGTGATGAACAAGGGCGTGATCGAGCAGCTCGGAACGCCGAGGGAAATCTACAACGATCCGCGCACCCTCTTCGTTGCCGGATTTATCGGCTCGCCGCCGATGAATCTGATCCCCGGGGAGGTGACAAACGGCGTGTTCGTTAGGGCCGGCCTAAGGGTGGCGGGTCTTGGGCGGGCAAACATCTCTTCCGCCGTTCTCGGTGTGCGTCCAGAGGACGTCCATGCGGCCGGAGCCGAGGATGCCGACGTCAATCTGGTTGCGCCGATCTATTCGGTGGAGCTCACGGGCGAGAACACGCTTGTAAGCCTGCAGCTAGGCGGCCAACTGATGACTTTGCGCGCCGACAAGAACTTCGCTGGCCAGATTGATCAGCGGATCGGCGTGAAGGTTGCGACAGATCGCGTCTTTCTGTTCGATGGAGGGACACAATACCGTGTCGACTTCTGA
- a CDS encoding formylglycine-generating enzyme family protein, whose translation MSTSDIWTAAIAITVAFAAAAADAGPIDGNPLIEIPAGAFVFGRDDGPKNEHPRRVLWERAFAINRTEITNRQYGRFIDQTGHRPAFYANHPALGLDDRPVVGVSWGDADAFCRHYGLALPSEQQYERAARGTTGSAFPWGSAPGDLVRANSGADICCSGDARDGYPMTAPAESFADGASSEGVLNLVGNVWEWTSDVYAPYDGGAAANVTGLYRVLRGGSWNSDARHLTTTYRLAYNPEFRFSANGGFRCIRSAA comes from the coding sequence GTGTCGACTTCTGACATCTGGACGGCGGCAATTGCAATCACAGTGGCATTCGCCGCGGCCGCCGCCGATGCCGGTCCCATCGACGGCAATCCGCTGATAGAGATCCCTGCCGGCGCGTTCGTCTTCGGTCGTGACGACGGCCCCAAAAATGAACACCCGCGCCGCGTTCTGTGGGAGCGGGCCTTCGCGATCAACCGTACCGAGATCACGAACCGACAATACGGACGCTTCATCGATCAGACCGGTCACCGCCCGGCCTTCTACGCAAATCACCCGGCTCTGGGATTGGACGACCGGCCGGTCGTCGGGGTGAGTTGGGGAGACGCCGATGCTTTTTGTCGTCACTACGGGTTGGCGCTGCCGTCGGAGCAACAATACGAGAGAGCGGCACGCGGAACGACGGGCAGCGCATTTCCGTGGGGCTCGGCACCTGGGGACTTGGTGCGGGCAAATTCCGGCGCGGATATCTGCTGCTCCGGCGACGCGCGCGACGGTTATCCGATGACCGCGCCAGCAGAGTCCTTCGCCGATGGCGCAAGCAGCGAGGGCGTCCTCAATCTTGTCGGCAACGTCTGGGAGTGGACCAGTGATGTTTACGCGCCCTATGACGGTGGGGCTGCGGCAAACGTTACGGGGCTATACCGCGTGCTTCGCGGTGGCTCCTGGAACAGCGATGCACGCCACCTTACGACGACCTATCGCCTCGCCTATAATCCGGAATTTCGTTTCTCAGCCAATGGTGGCTTCCGATGCATTCGCTCCGCGGCTTGA
- a CDS encoding ScyD/ScyE family protein: MHSLRGLTIIAGLLFLAVGASAEPAVAPGYRLETVNLPGAAFAGMSRDGEALLVTDLASGRLYRRDAEGKLVAFGPVFSHGLDVIGDPTGPYRVVRAGNVLVVAQGWTPANSDAGPYDHALVAIDGAGAVRVISSDFWNPFDFILANGVYYVIDAARNSVERVQTDGQKNTIMTFRRMAEAATALQDLSPTEFATGNSYEVDAVPTGIGLRDRRLYVALFGGFPFLAGAGKIVSIPETGGASNPRLDVDGLNAPVAIAFDNDGAMLVLEHGIYDQPEGFRKGSGRLLRLDTMTGSRKIILDALTRPVSVLVWDERRLVVSDLGGNLHFLTRE, from the coding sequence ATGCATTCGCTCCGCGGCTTGACAATCATTGCTGGTCTTCTGTTCCTGGCAGTCGGCGCTAGCGCAGAGCCGGCAGTCGCACCCGGCTACCGGCTAGAGACCGTTAACCTGCCGGGTGCCGCGTTCGCCGGTATGTCCCGCGACGGCGAGGCTCTGCTCGTCACCGATCTGGCCAGCGGCCGGCTTTATCGCCGCGACGCGGAGGGTAAGCTCGTCGCATTCGGTCCGGTCTTTTCGCATGGCCTCGATGTGATCGGCGACCCGACCGGTCCCTACCGTGTCGTGCGTGCCGGTAACGTTCTTGTCGTCGCCCAAGGGTGGACGCCGGCCAACTCCGACGCAGGCCCGTATGATCACGCCCTCGTTGCGATCGATGGGGCTGGCGCGGTCCGCGTCATCAGCAGCGATTTCTGGAATCCGTTCGACTTCATCTTGGCGAACGGCGTCTACTACGTGATCGATGCCGCGCGAAACAGTGTCGAACGGGTGCAAACGGATGGGCAGAAGAACACGATCATGACGTTCCGCCGTATGGCCGAGGCGGCGACGGCACTGCAGGATCTTTCGCCGACAGAGTTCGCAACCGGGAACAGCTATGAAGTCGATGCTGTGCCGACCGGGATCGGGCTGCGCGACCGACGCCTTTATGTCGCGCTGTTCGGCGGCTTTCCTTTCCTTGCCGGTGCTGGAAAGATCGTATCGATCCCCGAAACCGGTGGCGCGTCAAATCCGCGACTTGACGTCGATGGCCTGAATGCGCCCGTTGCTATCGCCTTCGACAATGATGGAGCGATGCTTGTTCTCGAACATGGTATCTACGATCAGCCGGAAGGTTTCCGGAAAGGCAGCGGTCGTTTGCTCAGACTCGACACAATGACGGGCAGCCGAAAGATCATTCTCGACGCCTTGACACGACCGGTGTCCGTCCTCGTCTGGGACGAGCGGCGGCTCGTCGTTTCCGATCTGGGCGGCAACCTCCATTTTCTGACACGTGAATAG
- a CDS encoding type II toxin-antitoxin system ParD family antitoxin codes for MTEKLDEYVRDKVASGLYNNASEVIREALRLKIAGEESDAAKLQQLREALDPAWRQADAGACVPFDLTAILDELDQETAHA; via the coding sequence TTGACCGAAAAGCTCGATGAATATGTCCGCGATAAGGTGGCGTCGGGCCTCTACAACAATGCCTCGGAGGTGATCCGCGAGGCGCTGCGTCTCAAGATTGCGGGGGAAGAATCGGATGCGGCGAAGCTGCAGCAACTGCGCGAGGCGCTGGATCCTGCCTGGCGTCAGGCCGACGCGGGCGCTTGTGTCCCCTTTGATCTGACCGCGATTCTCGATGAACTCGACCAGGAAACGGCGCATGCCTGA
- a CDS encoding type II toxin-antitoxin system RelE/ParE family toxin: MPEFAITPLAREDVKEIGRYTQRTWGVAQRDLYLRGFAALFERLRTGAIVGRFERHL; this comes from the coding sequence ATGCCTGAATTTGCGATCACGCCGCTTGCTCGTGAGGATGTGAAGGAAATCGGCCGCTACACCCAGCGAACTTGGGGAGTGGCGCAGCGCGATTTGTATCTGCGTGGGTTCGCCGCTCTGTTTGAGCGCCTACGCACCGGCGCGATCGTCGGCCGGTTTGAGCGGCATCTATAG
- a CDS encoding M24 family metallopeptidase: MPLPSRPASISATERHARLGRLRENMEAAGFSAVLIGATESLRYFTGLVWHQSERLLGALVTPTTLTYIVPGFERSRVETLPHLPGEIATWEEEESPARLIASLLAATDKLALDDALPLFAYHELVRALGVDRIGDGARLIRDLRLCKSAAEIALIQYAMDLTLEVHKRAHVMMEPGIRASDVVRYIDEQHRALGASGGSTFCIVSFGTATSLPHGADGDQVLEKGQAILVDTGTRIDGYHSDLTRTYMLDEADAEFERVWSIEREAQQAVFEAAQIGVEARMLDEAARAVLVREGLGPDYRLPGLPHRAGHGLGLEIHEEPYIVRGNGTRLRAGMCFSNEPMIVVPGQFGIRLEDHIFMSDTGPRWFTQPATGPTQPFA, from the coding sequence ATGCCTTTGCCATCCCGCCCTGCCTCGATCTCCGCTACGGAAAGACATGCGCGACTGGGAAGATTGCGCGAAAACATGGAAGCTGCCGGTTTCTCAGCCGTTCTGATAGGAGCGACAGAAAGCCTTCGCTATTTCACTGGCCTTGTCTGGCATCAAAGCGAACGTCTCCTCGGTGCGCTGGTGACACCCACGACACTTACTTACATCGTTCCGGGTTTCGAGCGCAGTCGCGTGGAAACACTGCCGCACCTGCCTGGCGAAATCGCCACTTGGGAGGAAGAGGAAAGCCCCGCTCGGCTCATTGCTTCACTGCTTGCAGCCACTGATAAGCTCGCGCTCGACGATGCGCTGCCGCTGTTTGCCTATCATGAGCTCGTCAGGGCTCTCGGCGTTGATCGCATCGGTGATGGTGCTCGTTTGATCCGTGATCTCAGGCTCTGCAAGTCAGCAGCCGAAATCGCGCTGATCCAGTACGCGATGGATCTCACCCTCGAGGTTCACAAACGCGCGCACGTCATGATGGAGCCGGGTATACGGGCATCCGATGTCGTGCGCTATATCGATGAACAACATCGCGCGCTCGGCGCCTCCGGTGGCTCGACCTTTTGTATCGTATCATTCGGAACCGCCACATCCCTGCCTCATGGGGCAGATGGCGACCAGGTGCTTGAGAAGGGACAGGCGATCCTCGTCGATACGGGAACACGCATCGACGGCTATCACTCGGACCTCACCCGCACCTACATGCTGGACGAGGCGGACGCAGAGTTTGAGCGCGTCTGGTCGATCGAGCGCGAGGCACAACAGGCGGTCTTCGAAGCCGCGCAGATCGGCGTGGAGGCTCGCATGCTGGATGAGGCGGCCCGAGCGGTGCTCGTGCGCGAGGGCCTTGGTCCGGATTATAGATTACCGGGCCTACCCCATCGGGCCGGTCATGGTCTGGGCCTCGAGATCCACGAAGAACCTTACATCGTGCGCGGTAACGGCACGCGCCTTCGTGCCGGCATGTGCTTCTCCAACGAACCGATGATCGTCGTACCAGGTCAGTTCGGTATCCGGCTCGAAGACCACATATTCATGTCTGACACTGGACCGCGCTGGTTCACGCAACCCGCCACCGGCCCAACTCAGCCTTTTGCTTGA
- a CDS encoding DUF6916 family protein → MELLTLQNFAGCVGQAFDLSLGESTVPLTLAEASPGTTQILPGMRRAPFSLVFRSSSAIVLPQQIYRLRNASLGALEIFLVPVARDKQGIVYQAVFN, encoded by the coding sequence ATGGAACTTCTGACGCTTCAAAATTTTGCGGGTTGTGTCGGCCAGGCGTTTGATCTGTCTCTTGGCGAGAGCACCGTGCCGCTGACCTTGGCGGAAGCTTCTCCGGGCACAACACAGATCCTGCCTGGCATGCGGCGCGCGCCTTTTTCCCTGGTGTTCCGCAGCAGTTCGGCGATCGTCCTGCCGCAGCAGATCTACCGCCTGAGGAATGCGTCGCTCGGCGCGCTGGAGATCTTCCTCGTACCGGTCGCCAGGGACAAGCAGGGCATCGTCTACCAGGCCGTATTCAATTGA
- a CDS encoding GNAT family N-acetyltransferase, whose product MLPADIATIGFPARLDPPRLPVAGMSLRHATSEDFPFLLQLYRSFRAEELAAVPWSIEQKHAFLQQQFLFQHRHYMATFPDTDFLVVEIGGEPAGRVYLDAKKERWLIVDIGVLPQWRRQGHGTTLLAAIQHEATVSDCEAVVLHVEQHNFRAQALYHRLGFRAEENGGSHVQMEWSCCNLAETGRL is encoded by the coding sequence ATGTTGCCAGCCGACATTGCCACGATCGGATTTCCGGCACGCCTCGATCCGCCTCGCCTGCCGGTCGCGGGCATGTCCTTGCGCCACGCCACATCCGAGGATTTTCCGTTTCTGCTACAGCTCTACCGGTCGTTTCGAGCGGAGGAACTGGCGGCGGTGCCTTGGTCAATCGAACAGAAACACGCCTTTCTCCAACAGCAGTTCCTGTTCCAGCATCGCCACTACATGGCGACGTTTCCCGACACAGATTTTCTCGTTGTCGAGATCGGAGGCGAGCCAGCCGGCCGCGTCTATCTTGATGCGAAGAAGGAGCGTTGGCTCATCGTCGATATCGGTGTTTTGCCGCAATGGCGCCGTCAAGGCCACGGAACCACGCTGTTGGCGGCCATTCAGCACGAGGCGACGGTGTCCGATTGCGAGGCCGTCGTCCTGCACGTCGAGCAGCATAACTTCCGGGCGCAGGCTCTCTACCATCGTCTTGGTTTTCGAGCCGAGGAGAATGGTGGTTCTCACGTCCAGATGGAATGGTCTTGCTGCAACCTCGCCGAGACTGGGCGTCTCTGA
- a CDS encoding phage tail protein, translated as MSEPFIGEIQLFGFNFAPRNWALCNGATLAIQQNTALFSLLGVAYGGNGSSTFQLPNFSGRAGFTQGMAPGLSQHTLGEVVGENNVTLSTSEMPAHTHGFTIYNQTDMAKRASAPSAGNALTVPIESSVTAKDAQPNAQFASNMIGLAGNNLPHENRQPYLAVNFCIALNGTFPSFG; from the coding sequence ATGTCAGAGCCTTTCATTGGTGAAATCCAGCTTTTCGGCTTCAATTTCGCGCCCCGCAATTGGGCGCTTTGTAATGGCGCGACGCTTGCAATTCAGCAGAACACGGCATTGTTTTCATTACTGGGCGTAGCTTACGGCGGCAATGGCAGTTCCACTTTTCAATTGCCAAACTTTTCCGGCCGCGCCGGCTTCACTCAGGGCATGGCACCGGGGCTCTCGCAACACACGCTCGGCGAGGTTGTCGGCGAAAACAACGTCACACTGAGCACGTCGGAAATGCCGGCGCATACGCACGGGTTCACGATCTACAACCAGACCGACATGGCAAAACGGGCAAGCGCACCTTCTGCCGGCAACGCGTTGACCGTGCCCATCGAGAGCTCGGTCACGGCAAAGGACGCTCAGCCGAATGCCCAATTCGCGTCAAATATGATCGGCTTGGCGGGCAACAACCTGCCGCATGAAAACCGACAGCCTTATCTTGCCGTGAACTTCTGCATTGCCCTTAACGGCACCTTCCCGTCGTTCGGGTGA
- a CDS encoding phage tail protein, whose protein sequence is MGTPYIGEIRMFGFSRVPTGWQACDGSLLSIAEYDTLYMLLGTTYGGDGQNTFGVPDLRGRVPLHQGTGQGLSTRLPGQLGGTETVTLLATQLPPHNHPMFATTTAASATAIGTNAELGALSGNTMYATDVTGLNGFNTSPNSTGPTGQTQPHDNMMPTLTVQFCISLYGVFPSQS, encoded by the coding sequence ATGGGCACTCCCTATATCGGGGAAATTCGGATGTTTGGCTTTTCCCGCGTGCCGACCGGCTGGCAGGCCTGCGATGGTTCGCTGCTGTCAATCGCGGAATATGACACACTGTACATGCTGCTTGGCACCACCTATGGCGGCGACGGCCAGAATACGTTCGGCGTGCCCGACCTTCGCGGTCGCGTGCCCCTGCATCAGGGCACCGGCCAAGGACTGAGCACGCGCTTGCCCGGCCAACTTGGCGGCACCGAAACCGTGACCCTTCTCGCGACCCAGCTGCCGCCGCACAACCATCCGATGTTTGCGACAACGACAGCAGCCAGCGCGACCGCGATCGGAACGAACGCCGAACTCGGCGCACTCTCGGGCAACACGATGTATGCCACTGATGTCACTGGCCTTAATGGGTTCAATACGTCCCCGAACTCGACCGGGCCCACCGGACAAACCCAACCCCACGACAATATGATGCCGACCTTGACGGTGCAATTCTGCATCTCGCTATACGGTGTCTTTCCGTCGCAAAGCTGA
- a CDS encoding phage tail protein — translation MSEPFVGQIMMSGFGFAPRGFALCNGQILGINQNQALFSLLGTYYGGNGSTTFALPNLQGRTPAAAGPSADPSWNPTPYEIGEAGGIEAVTLMQQQIPAHQHQGNGTTAEANQRNPTNTLYGTTSLPIYAPSGEAQVVLAPQSVASAGGGQPHSNMQPFNVISFCIALQGVYPPRN, via the coding sequence ATGAGCGAACCTTTTGTGGGGCAGATCATGATGAGCGGGTTCGGCTTTGCGCCGCGCGGTTTTGCACTGTGCAACGGCCAGATTTTGGGGATCAATCAGAACCAGGCCCTGTTCTCCTTGCTGGGGACGTACTACGGCGGCAACGGCTCAACCACCTTTGCCCTGCCGAATCTGCAGGGGCGAACGCCTGCAGCGGCCGGTCCGTCCGCCGACCCCAGCTGGAACCCGACACCCTATGAAATCGGAGAGGCCGGTGGCATTGAAGCTGTGACCCTCATGCAGCAGCAGATTCCTGCCCACCAACATCAGGGCAACGGGACGACTGCGGAGGCCAATCAGCGCAACCCGACGAACACGCTTTACGGTACCACCTCCCTGCCGATCTATGCGCCATCAGGCGAAGCGCAGGTTGTGCTGGCGCCCCAGAGCGTCGCGTCGGCGGGCGGCGGACAGCCGCACTCCAATATGCAGCCATTCAACGTCATCAGTTTCTGCATTGCGTTACAGGGCGTATACCCGCCCCGCAATTGA